In Xiphias gladius isolate SHS-SW01 ecotype Sanya breed wild chromosome 16, ASM1685928v1, whole genome shotgun sequence, a genomic segment contains:
- the znf142 gene encoding zinc finger protein 142 isoform X3, translating to MLCFSDRRHCENPGSRSKFYLYCTMEIVKPHRCEKCGQSFSDHDIFVSHPCSKRVTAPSSKGQLASYKCSQCNEVFSKPSALRHHFKMIHSGHDTRGLFPCTEQGCQFSSTDHQEYQAHLTSTHRLTLIPCPFQDCKVSLPTQGEMERHLWGHMPFSCFHCQFVTEHLKELSDHLLEHNHLPACAQEYLAEGGEHIYRTHTCPTCRRCFKMRSHLQEHLHLHFPDPSLQCPNCKRYFTSKSKLRIHKLREAGEKVHHCHLCEYSAVERNAIRRHLVSMHADEAENGINSQSYPCPTCGQSFRQSRSLKAHMKTHNIPPDRKPMSCFQEACSFQSSLRKELFRHTVEVHGVKAVECRHHACGAIFQKETDMEAHYRTHLAYHCSQCDFSCSNKTVFLQHQRHGHPGNDKLCCDFCSFITFNPVEFEQHVGHLHGNEKIHRCSQCSYVTSHKRGLKRHMLMHSGEKPHKCSLCDFRCRDESYLSKHMLTHSDDKNFMCAECGYVTKWKHYLNVHMRKHAGDLRYQCDQCPYRCHRMDQLNSHKLRHQAKSLMCEICAYACKRKYELRNHMLAKHSGEEKQSSVYKCKYCTYTTCYRQALQNHENCKHTKLKEFRCALCFYSSFSSISLFLHKKKAHGYIPGDKAWLENYAAKEKERNSTDFLQDFYNKRSTTHEQSEQSTKGHPPSQRERSDLLGAADHSASKETLPGSQTVDAVKVLEVVSQEVVNKGNSDSPPSVNSPEEYCTLILTTLSTTDYQTPSLQNPEENCANPSPRTAISDTSQEKADFSTSTSSLEEDNVAIPHEKCALDDLDDNYNPLNSSNSQPVEPGKCQTPEVESDGEEISSILPSEQNQPLESDVHLKAMKKHDKDQAESMVLEGRVQLLVVPTKDVYRCAKCSYVTFEETTLKYHCQALCRGRIREHKCQACGAQFKQRRGIDSHIAKKCPALPRNARTFVGISNICLAIGESSSQGKEGSKKSIDSNAQEFQEEVSTSHLTVCEGFDDIASTSTEPGHQQCKTRINKLLKVKLMKKQIGSHNKDRGVSLQKKSLYTKKDGKFKCKLCNFSSVKLATVERHLSTCQKNFMKRENQILSQVNKCYNESVKEKEGLVDEYNGRTEQKVHIFSCPSCAFRCNRKTALDRHKKRGCMKPDEVQCTMCSFVFKSKISLTHHILYVHKKKKFDVAKPNHLHCKDCTFTCKQERCMAQHVSLKHKGVRPHRCRYCPFATTRHYRLDEHESLHTGIGRHKCDMCDKTFGAVSKLRQHKMRIHDKQPTHFCSLCDFSGFTLDDVRRHNLRCHTGELEHACTHCEAHFSSEIALRNHCKRVHQLQVCFSCKQCDYTCSSKEKLKTHQQSKHRQIKCTTCQESFETKESLEIHQRTHLAHQCQLCPFATKTRQLLAQHLLNEHEEGSLEDKPLKCSICQFACRHQLVLEQHLRSHGGKRLYKCTDCEYSTRNKQKITWHIRIHTGEKPYSCEQCSYTCADPSRLKLHMRVHQEEKKYLCPECGYKCKWATQLKYHMTKHTGEKPYACNECEYRTNRADALRAHRDTQHCDMRPYVCEKCGKAFKTSFILKTHQRQHSDDRPYTCGMCHKAFRWPAGLRHHYLSHTKQQPFCCRHCSYRAKQKFQVVKHLQRHHPEMSVEQGVMRDSEAVSLTLKEALQGTLDERAAGVEEEGKANDVAVVVVEEVVQSGEDSETKH from the exons atgctgtgtttttcagatAGAAGGCACTGCGAAAATCCGGGCAGTCGGTCGAAATTCTACCTGTATT gcACAATGGAGATAGTCAAACCTCATCGATGTGAAAAATGTGGACAGAGTTTCTCAGACCATGACATATTTGTCTCTCACCCCTGTTCAAAGAGGGTGACCGCTCCATCCAGTAAAGGACAGTTGGCCAGCTACAAATGCTCCCAGTGCAATGAGGTCTTTTCCAAGCCAAGTGCTCTGAGACACCACTTCAAAATGATTCACAGTGGACACGACACTAGAGGTCTCTTCCCCTGCACTGAGCAAGGCTGCCAGTTCAGCAGCACAGACCACCAGGAATATCAAGCCCATCTGACGTCCACTCATCGTCTTACTCTCATTCCTTGCCCCTTCCAAGACTGCAAAGTGTCACTGCCCACACAGGGTGAGATGGAGAGACACTTGTGGGGCCACATGCCCTTCAGCTGCTTTCATTGTCAGTTTGTCACTGAACACTTAAAGGAGCTGAGTGACCACCTCTTGGAGCACAACCATCTTCCAGCTTGTGCTCAAG AGTACCTTGCAGAGGGTGGAGAGCACATCTATCGCACCCACACCTGCCCTACGTGTCGGCGCTGCTTCAAAATGCGGTCCCACCTGCAGGAGCACCtccatttacattttcctgacCCCAGTCTCCAGTGTCCCAACTGCAAGCGCTACTTCACCAGCAAGAGCAAGCTACGCATACACAAGCTTCGTGAAGCAGGTGAAAAGGTTCACCATTGCCACTTGTGTGAATATTCTGCCGTGGAGCGGAACGCAATCCGTCGGCACCTGGTCAGCATGCATGCTGATGAGGCAGAAAATGGCATAAACAGTCAAAGCTATCCTTGCCCCACCTGTGGTCAAAGCTTTCGCCAAAGCAGGTCACTTAAGGCTCACATGAAGACGCACAACATCCCACCAGACAGGAAGCCAATGTCCTGCTTCCAAGAGGCTTGTTCTTTCCAGAGTTCGTTGCGCAAAGAACTTTTTAGACACACTGTTGAGGTCCACGGTGTCAAGGCAGTTGAATGTCGCCATCATGCCTGTGGTGCCATTTTCCAAAAAGAGACGGACATGGAGGCTCATTATAGGACACACCTTGCCTATCACTGTTCGCAGTGTGATTTCTCTTGCtccaataaaactgttttcctcCAGCACCAGCGGCACGGTCACCCAGGGAATGACAAGCTTTGCTGTGACTTTTGCTCCTTCATCACATTTAACCCTGTGGAGTTTGAGCAGCACGTTGGACATTTGCACGGCAACGAGAAGATCCATCGCTGTTCTCAGTGCAGCTACGTGACCTCGCATAAACGTGGCTTGAAGAGACACATGCTGATGCACAGTG gagAGAAGCCCCACAAATGTAGCCTGTGTGATTTCAGGTGCCGAGATGAGTCCTACCTCTCTAAGCATATGCTCACTCACTCTGATGACAAGAACTTCATGTGCGCTGAATGTGGATACGTCACTAAATGGAAGCACTATCTGAATGTCCATATGAGGAAACATGCTGGAGACCTCAG GTATCAGTGTGATCAGTGTCCCTATCGTTGTCACCGCATGGACCAGCTAAATAGCCACAAATTACGACATCAAGCCAAATCACTCATGTGTGAAATCTGTGCTTATGCCTGCAAACGCAAATATGAGCTTCGCAATCACATGTTGGCCAAACATTCTGGAGAGGAGAAACAGTCATCTGTCTATAAGTGCAAATACTGCACTTACACTACCTGCTACCGACAAGCACTTCAAAATCATGAGAACTGCAAACATACCAAGTTAAAAGAGTTTCGCTGTGCGCTCTGTTTCTATTCCTCATTCAGTAGCATCAGCCTCTTCCTGCACAAGAAGAAAGCTCATGGGTATATACCTGGGGACAAAGCATGGCTAGAGAACTACGCTgcaaaggagaaggagaggaactCAACAGATTTCTTGCAGGATTTTTACAATAAGCGCTCAACAACTCATGAGCAGTCTGAACAATCCACTAAAGGACATCCACCATCTCAAAGAGAACGATCTGATCTTCTTGGTGCAGCAGATCACAGTGCAAGCAAAGAAACTTTACCTGGATCACAAACTGTGGATGCAGTAAAGGTTTTGGAAGTTGTTTCTCAAGAGGTTGTTAATAAAGGTAATTCAGACAGTCCTCCATCTGTGAACAGCCCAGAGGAGTACTGTACTCTTATTTTAACTACACTATCTACCACAGATTATCAAACCCCCTCACTGCAAAATCCAGAGGAAAACTGTGCAAATCCAAGTCCAAGAACAGCCATTTCTGATACATCTCAAGAAAAGGCAGACTTCTCTACATCTACGAGTTCATTAGAGGAAGATAATGTAGCAATTCCACATGAAAAGTGTGCACTAGATGACTTAGACGACAACTATAATCCTTTGAATAGTTCAAACAGTCAACCAGTTGAGCCTGGGAAGTGTCAAACACCTGAAGTGGAGAGTGATGGTGAAGAAATCAGTTCCATTTTGCCATCTGAGCAAAACCAGCCGTTAGAATCTGATGTCCATCTGAAAGCTATGAAGAAGCACGACAAGGACCAAGCAGAATCCATGGTTTTGGAGGGACGGGTGCAGTTGCTTGTGGTACCGACTAAAGACGTTTATCGCTGTGCCAAGTGCTCTTATGTAACCTTCGAGGAGACCACTTTGAAGTACCACTGCCAGGCTTTGTGCCGTGGAAGGATAAGGGAACACAAGTGCCAGGCCTGTGGTGCGCAGTTCAAACAGAGGCGAGGCATCGATAGTCACATTGCAAAGAAGTGTCCAGCACTTCCGCGAAATGCAAGGACATTTGTAGGCATTTCAAATATATGTCTAGCTATAGGGGAGAGCTCTAGTCAGGGTAAGGAGGGATCCAAAAAATCCATAGACTCAAATGCTCAGGAATTTCAAGAGGAAGTAAGTACATCTCATTTAACAGTCTGTGAAGGCTTTGATGATATTGCCTCTACATCAACTGAACCAGGACATCAGCAATGCAAAACTAGGATAAATAAGCTTTTGAAAGTCAAGcttatgaaaaaacaaataggtTCACATAACAAAGACAGAGGAGTATCACTGCAAAAAAAGTCCCTTTACACTAAAAAAGATGGGAAGTTTAAATGCAAGCTGTGCAATTTTTCATCAGTCAAGCTTGCAACAGTTGAGCGGCACCTCTCAACCTGCCAAAAAAATTTTATGAAAAGAGAGAATCAGATCCTTTCACAAGTGAATAAGTGTTATAATGAGtcagtcaaagaaaaagaaggctTGGTGGATGAGTACAATGGAAGAACCGAGCAGAAAGTACACATTTTCTCTTGTCCAAGCTGTGCATTTAGGTGCAATCGGAAAACAGCATTAGACAGGCATAAAAAGAGAGGCTGCATGAAGCCAGATGAAGTCCAATGCACCAtgtgttcatttgtatttaaatctaaaatttcTTTGACCCATCACATTCTGTatgttcataaaaaaaagaagtttgatGTTGCTAAACCTAATCATTTGCATTGTAAGGACTGTACTTTCACCTGTAAGCAAGAACGATGCATGGCGCAACATGTCTCCCTCAAACACAAAGGTGTAAGGCCTCACCGTTGCCGATACTGTCCTTTTGCCACCACAAGGCACTATCGCTTGGATGAGCATGAGTCTCTTCATACAGGAATCGGTCGTCACAAGTGTGATATGTGTGACAAGACCTTTGGGGCTGTGTCCAAATTGCGTCAACACAAGATGCGTATCCACGATAAACAGCCTACTCACTTCTGCTCACTGTGTGACTTCAGTGGCTTTACACTTGATGATGTAAGGCGGCACAACCTCAGGTGCCACACAGGGGAGTTAGAGCATGCTTGCACTCATTGTGAGGCTCACTTTAGTTCAGAAATTGCACTAAGAAATCACTGTAAACGTGTGCACCAGCTCCAAGTCTGTTTCTCATGCAAGCAGTGTGACTACACATGtagcagcaaggaaaaactgaagaccCACCAACAAAGCAAGCACCGTCAAATAAAGTGCACTACCTGCCAGGAGTCTTTTGAGACAAAGGAAAGTCTGGAGATTCATCAGAGAACCCATCTGGCACATCAGTGTCAGCTGTGCCCCTTTGCTACTAAAACAAGGCAGCTATTAGCTCAACACCTTCTGAATGAACATGAGGAGGGATCTCTGGAGGACAAGCCTCTCAAGTGCAGCATTTGTCAGTTTGCTTGTCGGCATCAGCTGGTGTTAGAGCAGCATCTGCGTTCACATGGAGGCAAGCGTCTGTACAAATGCACAGACTGCGAGTATTCAACCCGGAACAAGCAGAAGATCACATGGCACATTCGCATACACACTGGGGAGAAGCCTTACAGCTGTGAGCAGTGCAGTTACACTTGCGCTGATCCATCTAGGTTGAAG CTTCATATGAGGGTTCACCAAGAAGAGAAGAAGTACCTTTGTCCAGAGTGCGGCTACAAATGCAAGTGGGCGACTCAGCTGAAGTACCACATGACCAAACACACAG GAGAGAAGCCATATGCCTGTAATGAGTGTGAGTACCGCACCAACAGAGCAGATGCCCTACGTGCCCACCGGGACACACAGCATTGCGACATGCGCCCTTACGTCTGTGAAAAATGTGGCAAAGCCTTCAAGACTAGTTTCATACTGAAGACCCACCAGCGGCAGCACAGTGATGATCGACCGTACACGTGTGGAATGTGCCACAAAGCCTTCCGGTGGCCGGCAGGTCTCAGACATCACTACCTCTCTCACACCAAGCAGCAACCTTTCTGCTGTCGCCACTGCTCCTATAGGGCCAAACAGAAGTTCCAAGTGGTCAAGCATTTGCAAAGACACCACCCGGAGATGTCAGTAGAGCAGGGGGTGATGAGAGACTCTGAGGCTGTTAGCCTGACCCTGAAGGAGGCCTTGCAGGGGACACTGGATGAGAGAGCAGCAGgagtggaggaagagggaaaagcCAATGACGtggcagtagtagtagttgaaGAGGTTGTGCAAAGTGGGGAAGACAGTGAGACAAAACACTGA
- the znf142 gene encoding zinc finger protein 142 isoform X1, producing the protein MLCFSDRRHCENPGSRSKFYLYCTMEIVKPHRCEKCGQSFSDHDIFVSHPCSKRVTAPSSKGQLASYKCSQCNEVFSKPSALRHHFKMIHSGHDTRGLFPCTEQGCQFSSTDHQEYQAHLTSTHRLTLIPCPFQDCKVSLPTQGEMERHLWGHMPFSCFHCQFVTEHLKELSDHLLEHNHLPACAQGNEPASTTVCTTGSHQPQVSGRPKRKLKSNPIYVPEDEHKEQPERKGHNIKIARKANGRDNPPEVDSAPLKSKEYLAEGGEHIYRTHTCPTCRRCFKMRSHLQEHLHLHFPDPSLQCPNCKRYFTSKSKLRIHKLREAGEKVHHCHLCEYSAVERNAIRRHLVSMHADEAENGINSQSYPCPTCGQSFRQSRSLKAHMKTHNIPPDRKPMSCFQEACSFQSSLRKELFRHTVEVHGVKAVECRHHACGAIFQKETDMEAHYRTHLAYHCSQCDFSCSNKTVFLQHQRHGHPGNDKLCCDFCSFITFNPVEFEQHVGHLHGNEKIHRCSQCSYVTSHKRGLKRHMLMHSGEKPHKCSLCDFRCRDESYLSKHMLTHSDDKNFMCAECGYVTKWKHYLNVHMRKHAGDLRYQCDQCPYRCHRMDQLNSHKLRHQAKSLMCEICAYACKRKYELRNHMLAKHSGEEKQSSVYKCKYCTYTTCYRQALQNHENCKHTKLKEFRCALCFYSSFSSISLFLHKKKAHGYIPGDKAWLENYAAKEKERNSTDFLQDFYNKRSTTHEQSEQSTKGHPPSQRERSDLLGAADHSASKETLPGSQTVDAVKVLEVVSQEVVNKGNSDSPPSVNSPEEYCTLILTTLSTTDYQTPSLQNPEENCANPSPRTAISDTSQEKADFSTSTSSLEEDNVAIPHEKCALDDLDDNYNPLNSSNSQPVEPGKCQTPEVESDGEEISSILPSEQNQPLESDVHLKAMKKHDKDQAESMVLEGRVQLLVVPTKDVYRCAKCSYVTFEETTLKYHCQALCRGRIREHKCQACGAQFKQRRGIDSHIAKKCPALPRNARTFVGISNICLAIGESSSQGKEGSKKSIDSNAQEFQEEVSTSHLTVCEGFDDIASTSTEPGHQQCKTRINKLLKVKLMKKQIGSHNKDRGVSLQKKSLYTKKDGKFKCKLCNFSSVKLATVERHLSTCQKNFMKRENQILSQVNKCYNESVKEKEGLVDEYNGRTEQKVHIFSCPSCAFRCNRKTALDRHKKRGCMKPDEVQCTMCSFVFKSKISLTHHILYVHKKKKFDVAKPNHLHCKDCTFTCKQERCMAQHVSLKHKGVRPHRCRYCPFATTRHYRLDEHESLHTGIGRHKCDMCDKTFGAVSKLRQHKMRIHDKQPTHFCSLCDFSGFTLDDVRRHNLRCHTGELEHACTHCEAHFSSEIALRNHCKRVHQLQVCFSCKQCDYTCSSKEKLKTHQQSKHRQIKCTTCQESFETKESLEIHQRTHLAHQCQLCPFATKTRQLLAQHLLNEHEEGSLEDKPLKCSICQFACRHQLVLEQHLRSHGGKRLYKCTDCEYSTRNKQKITWHIRIHTGEKPYSCEQCSYTCADPSRLKLHMRVHQEEKKYLCPECGYKCKWATQLKYHMTKHTGEKPYACNECEYRTNRADALRAHRDTQHCDMRPYVCEKCGKAFKTSFILKTHQRQHSDDRPYTCGMCHKAFRWPAGLRHHYLSHTKQQPFCCRHCSYRAKQKFQVVKHLQRHHPEMSVEQGVMRDSEAVSLTLKEALQGTLDERAAGVEEEGKANDVAVVVVEEVVQSGEDSETKH; encoded by the exons atgctgtgtttttcagatAGAAGGCACTGCGAAAATCCGGGCAGTCGGTCGAAATTCTACCTGTATT gcACAATGGAGATAGTCAAACCTCATCGATGTGAAAAATGTGGACAGAGTTTCTCAGACCATGACATATTTGTCTCTCACCCCTGTTCAAAGAGGGTGACCGCTCCATCCAGTAAAGGACAGTTGGCCAGCTACAAATGCTCCCAGTGCAATGAGGTCTTTTCCAAGCCAAGTGCTCTGAGACACCACTTCAAAATGATTCACAGTGGACACGACACTAGAGGTCTCTTCCCCTGCACTGAGCAAGGCTGCCAGTTCAGCAGCACAGACCACCAGGAATATCAAGCCCATCTGACGTCCACTCATCGTCTTACTCTCATTCCTTGCCCCTTCCAAGACTGCAAAGTGTCACTGCCCACACAGGGTGAGATGGAGAGACACTTGTGGGGCCACATGCCCTTCAGCTGCTTTCATTGTCAGTTTGTCACTGAACACTTAAAGGAGCTGAGTGACCACCTCTTGGAGCACAACCATCTTCCAGCTTGTGCTCAAG GGAACGAGCCTGCGTCCACAACTGTATGTACTACTGGAAGCCATCAGCCTCAGGTGTCCGGCAggccaaaaagaaaactgaaatccAACCCAATTTATGTCCCAGAAGACGAGCACAAGGAACAGCCTGAGAGGAAAGGGCACAATATTAAAATAGCAAGAAAGGCCAATGGAAGAGACAATCCTCCAGAAGTAGACAGTGCACCACTGAAATCCAAAG AGTACCTTGCAGAGGGTGGAGAGCACATCTATCGCACCCACACCTGCCCTACGTGTCGGCGCTGCTTCAAAATGCGGTCCCACCTGCAGGAGCACCtccatttacattttcctgacCCCAGTCTCCAGTGTCCCAACTGCAAGCGCTACTTCACCAGCAAGAGCAAGCTACGCATACACAAGCTTCGTGAAGCAGGTGAAAAGGTTCACCATTGCCACTTGTGTGAATATTCTGCCGTGGAGCGGAACGCAATCCGTCGGCACCTGGTCAGCATGCATGCTGATGAGGCAGAAAATGGCATAAACAGTCAAAGCTATCCTTGCCCCACCTGTGGTCAAAGCTTTCGCCAAAGCAGGTCACTTAAGGCTCACATGAAGACGCACAACATCCCACCAGACAGGAAGCCAATGTCCTGCTTCCAAGAGGCTTGTTCTTTCCAGAGTTCGTTGCGCAAAGAACTTTTTAGACACACTGTTGAGGTCCACGGTGTCAAGGCAGTTGAATGTCGCCATCATGCCTGTGGTGCCATTTTCCAAAAAGAGACGGACATGGAGGCTCATTATAGGACACACCTTGCCTATCACTGTTCGCAGTGTGATTTCTCTTGCtccaataaaactgttttcctcCAGCACCAGCGGCACGGTCACCCAGGGAATGACAAGCTTTGCTGTGACTTTTGCTCCTTCATCACATTTAACCCTGTGGAGTTTGAGCAGCACGTTGGACATTTGCACGGCAACGAGAAGATCCATCGCTGTTCTCAGTGCAGCTACGTGACCTCGCATAAACGTGGCTTGAAGAGACACATGCTGATGCACAGTG gagAGAAGCCCCACAAATGTAGCCTGTGTGATTTCAGGTGCCGAGATGAGTCCTACCTCTCTAAGCATATGCTCACTCACTCTGATGACAAGAACTTCATGTGCGCTGAATGTGGATACGTCACTAAATGGAAGCACTATCTGAATGTCCATATGAGGAAACATGCTGGAGACCTCAG GTATCAGTGTGATCAGTGTCCCTATCGTTGTCACCGCATGGACCAGCTAAATAGCCACAAATTACGACATCAAGCCAAATCACTCATGTGTGAAATCTGTGCTTATGCCTGCAAACGCAAATATGAGCTTCGCAATCACATGTTGGCCAAACATTCTGGAGAGGAGAAACAGTCATCTGTCTATAAGTGCAAATACTGCACTTACACTACCTGCTACCGACAAGCACTTCAAAATCATGAGAACTGCAAACATACCAAGTTAAAAGAGTTTCGCTGTGCGCTCTGTTTCTATTCCTCATTCAGTAGCATCAGCCTCTTCCTGCACAAGAAGAAAGCTCATGGGTATATACCTGGGGACAAAGCATGGCTAGAGAACTACGCTgcaaaggagaaggagaggaactCAACAGATTTCTTGCAGGATTTTTACAATAAGCGCTCAACAACTCATGAGCAGTCTGAACAATCCACTAAAGGACATCCACCATCTCAAAGAGAACGATCTGATCTTCTTGGTGCAGCAGATCACAGTGCAAGCAAAGAAACTTTACCTGGATCACAAACTGTGGATGCAGTAAAGGTTTTGGAAGTTGTTTCTCAAGAGGTTGTTAATAAAGGTAATTCAGACAGTCCTCCATCTGTGAACAGCCCAGAGGAGTACTGTACTCTTATTTTAACTACACTATCTACCACAGATTATCAAACCCCCTCACTGCAAAATCCAGAGGAAAACTGTGCAAATCCAAGTCCAAGAACAGCCATTTCTGATACATCTCAAGAAAAGGCAGACTTCTCTACATCTACGAGTTCATTAGAGGAAGATAATGTAGCAATTCCACATGAAAAGTGTGCACTAGATGACTTAGACGACAACTATAATCCTTTGAATAGTTCAAACAGTCAACCAGTTGAGCCTGGGAAGTGTCAAACACCTGAAGTGGAGAGTGATGGTGAAGAAATCAGTTCCATTTTGCCATCTGAGCAAAACCAGCCGTTAGAATCTGATGTCCATCTGAAAGCTATGAAGAAGCACGACAAGGACCAAGCAGAATCCATGGTTTTGGAGGGACGGGTGCAGTTGCTTGTGGTACCGACTAAAGACGTTTATCGCTGTGCCAAGTGCTCTTATGTAACCTTCGAGGAGACCACTTTGAAGTACCACTGCCAGGCTTTGTGCCGTGGAAGGATAAGGGAACACAAGTGCCAGGCCTGTGGTGCGCAGTTCAAACAGAGGCGAGGCATCGATAGTCACATTGCAAAGAAGTGTCCAGCACTTCCGCGAAATGCAAGGACATTTGTAGGCATTTCAAATATATGTCTAGCTATAGGGGAGAGCTCTAGTCAGGGTAAGGAGGGATCCAAAAAATCCATAGACTCAAATGCTCAGGAATTTCAAGAGGAAGTAAGTACATCTCATTTAACAGTCTGTGAAGGCTTTGATGATATTGCCTCTACATCAACTGAACCAGGACATCAGCAATGCAAAACTAGGATAAATAAGCTTTTGAAAGTCAAGcttatgaaaaaacaaataggtTCACATAACAAAGACAGAGGAGTATCACTGCAAAAAAAGTCCCTTTACACTAAAAAAGATGGGAAGTTTAAATGCAAGCTGTGCAATTTTTCATCAGTCAAGCTTGCAACAGTTGAGCGGCACCTCTCAACCTGCCAAAAAAATTTTATGAAAAGAGAGAATCAGATCCTTTCACAAGTGAATAAGTGTTATAATGAGtcagtcaaagaaaaagaaggctTGGTGGATGAGTACAATGGAAGAACCGAGCAGAAAGTACACATTTTCTCTTGTCCAAGCTGTGCATTTAGGTGCAATCGGAAAACAGCATTAGACAGGCATAAAAAGAGAGGCTGCATGAAGCCAGATGAAGTCCAATGCACCAtgtgttcatttgtatttaaatctaaaatttcTTTGACCCATCACATTCTGTatgttcataaaaaaaagaagtttgatGTTGCTAAACCTAATCATTTGCATTGTAAGGACTGTACTTTCACCTGTAAGCAAGAACGATGCATGGCGCAACATGTCTCCCTCAAACACAAAGGTGTAAGGCCTCACCGTTGCCGATACTGTCCTTTTGCCACCACAAGGCACTATCGCTTGGATGAGCATGAGTCTCTTCATACAGGAATCGGTCGTCACAAGTGTGATATGTGTGACAAGACCTTTGGGGCTGTGTCCAAATTGCGTCAACACAAGATGCGTATCCACGATAAACAGCCTACTCACTTCTGCTCACTGTGTGACTTCAGTGGCTTTACACTTGATGATGTAAGGCGGCACAACCTCAGGTGCCACACAGGGGAGTTAGAGCATGCTTGCACTCATTGTGAGGCTCACTTTAGTTCAGAAATTGCACTAAGAAATCACTGTAAACGTGTGCACCAGCTCCAAGTCTGTTTCTCATGCAAGCAGTGTGACTACACATGtagcagcaaggaaaaactgaagaccCACCAACAAAGCAAGCACCGTCAAATAAAGTGCACTACCTGCCAGGAGTCTTTTGAGACAAAGGAAAGTCTGGAGATTCATCAGAGAACCCATCTGGCACATCAGTGTCAGCTGTGCCCCTTTGCTACTAAAACAAGGCAGCTATTAGCTCAACACCTTCTGAATGAACATGAGGAGGGATCTCTGGAGGACAAGCCTCTCAAGTGCAGCATTTGTCAGTTTGCTTGTCGGCATCAGCTGGTGTTAGAGCAGCATCTGCGTTCACATGGAGGCAAGCGTCTGTACAAATGCACAGACTGCGAGTATTCAACCCGGAACAAGCAGAAGATCACATGGCACATTCGCATACACACTGGGGAGAAGCCTTACAGCTGTGAGCAGTGCAGTTACACTTGCGCTGATCCATCTAGGTTGAAG CTTCATATGAGGGTTCACCAAGAAGAGAAGAAGTACCTTTGTCCAGAGTGCGGCTACAAATGCAAGTGGGCGACTCAGCTGAAGTACCACATGACCAAACACACAG GAGAGAAGCCATATGCCTGTAATGAGTGTGAGTACCGCACCAACAGAGCAGATGCCCTACGTGCCCACCGGGACACACAGCATTGCGACATGCGCCCTTACGTCTGTGAAAAATGTGGCAAAGCCTTCAAGACTAGTTTCATACTGAAGACCCACCAGCGGCAGCACAGTGATGATCGACCGTACACGTGTGGAATGTGCCACAAAGCCTTCCGGTGGCCGGCAGGTCTCAGACATCACTACCTCTCTCACACCAAGCAGCAACCTTTCTGCTGTCGCCACTGCTCCTATAGGGCCAAACAGAAGTTCCAAGTGGTCAAGCATTTGCAAAGACACCACCCGGAGATGTCAGTAGAGCAGGGGGTGATGAGAGACTCTGAGGCTGTTAGCCTGACCCTGAAGGAGGCCTTGCAGGGGACACTGGATGAGAGAGCAGCAGgagtggaggaagagggaaaagcCAATGACGtggcagtagtagtagttgaaGAGGTTGTGCAAAGTGGGGAAGACAGTGAGACAAAACACTGA